The genomic DNA TGTAGCATAAGTTCGCTTCCgtagaattaaaaaaaggagaagacaggcctgcacggactccctaCGTGATAGATGTGATGTGATAATATGTATCTCTCATAATTTGGCTCTTACGAGCATGTCTTTAAAAGATGTACCTCTTTTGTAGGCTATGATAGGTGGGTTTCTGAAGTTGGTGTTGAGCAAAGGTTGATTTTGTATTAAATCCCAGTTAAgcatcagaatttttttaaggtgCCGCACTGACATTTGGTACGTTGTGACAAAAGGCAAGACTCGTTTACGCGTTTTGTTATTTCGTAAGAGAGCCGACTgtcttgttgcaaaattcacTTCTGACAGTGTTCTTCGTATAAGCTTTTTAGGGTATCCCCGCTTATTAAGGcgcaatttaaatttggaaaggtTGACTTTCAACATCGTttcagaagagtttgttctaagaaGTTGAAGGGCTTCTCCTTTAGTAAAACCTCATTTTACGCTTGGtgggtgaaatgtgtgtactgcaatgtttcagtcggcttgtagTTAGTACGGATGTCAAGTATAGAGTCGTTTCTGAATCTATCCCCTTTATAAATGACTGTGTCTAGGAATGTTGTTTCGatctctgaaatttcagccgtaaattttatCGTAGGATGAAATTTGTTAGCTTGTTCAATGAAGAGGGAAATTTCCTGTCTGGTGGAGTCCCATAGAGAGAAAATGTCGTCGATATAGCGTTTCCATTCTCTCGGTTATGTTTTGCTTTGCCTAtaaatgttttgcattcacCCCAACAGCAGTGTCTGGTGCCTACCATTTCTCTTGTTTCTGGAACGATAAACCGAAGAATTGACTAAAATTTTCGCTTTTAGGATCAGAATCGTGCCTCCCGCTCatacatttgctttgttttggtcgcaatgtttgtcCGACTCTGTGCGGGGGGTCTCATGGGATCTCACGCtgacaaatctatttttagtaatagtgcGCTTCGCTATTGTATTCTCCGTGAGCCATTTTTAAAGCGATGCGATTTCCATTGACCCCCGGGTCGGCCTCAGCTGTGTGTGCAACACGGTCAGTTTCCTTCCGAAAATtacagaagaaaacaatttcaccACAAGTGCAAAAATGGCGTAGCCTATTGCGGTAGTTAGAGCTTTGGCAGGCGTATAAAATTGGGTtccaaaatgaatttgaaataagcaaaaattgaaatattcTATAAAGAAAGTACAATTTGTCATAGTTGCTTTGCACGATGCTTGTGTCCGCAAAAACTAGGAACACAAAAAATACTGCGTATGGCAAAAAGCAAATAGCAAACGCTAGGCTTAGCCACACAAGAAGACGAGCCAGTTGTTTCTTTTCCCGCCTTTCAGCTTCTGTGATAGTAGATGCCGAACAGATTGTTTTTGTGCAGTACAAACCTCGAACAATTCCAGtgtaacaaaatgaaacaacgAGAGAACTTACGAAACCAAAACAGGTGCAAGTAAAAATAATGAAGGGCTTTTGAAAAGTGTACTCCTGTAAAGTCCACAGGCGTTTGCACGGGTACCTGGAGGATGCACTGATGTTAAAAGTATTGGCTTTAATATCAGGGATGCAAGATACTACAGCAACAATCCAAAGGATAGCAACAACATATCTAACGGATGTCTTGGACATTCTCAATGTGGTATGAAAAGGT from Montipora capricornis isolate CH-2021 chromosome 2, ASM3666992v2, whole genome shotgun sequence includes the following:
- the LOC138038161 gene encoding substance-P receptor-like, producing MKNNTTGLSLNEFISTQDILFASLYSFIIIFGVTGNCLVIIIVRKTPSMHTTTNYLLMNLAVADLVTLLFCPGLYDFALTSVRLQGLTGDLICKLFAGNAIIQISINASVLTVCTIAVERYLALLKPFHTTLRMSKTSVRYVVAILWIVAVVSCIPDIKANTFNISASSRYPCKRLWTLQEYTFQKPFIIFTCTCFGFVSSLVVSFCYTGIVRGLYCTKTICSASTITEAERREKKQLARLLVWLSLAFAICFLPYAVFFVFLVFADTSIVQSNYDKLYFLYRIFQFLLISNSFWNPILYACQSSNYRNRLRHFCTCGEIVFFCNFRKETDRVAHTAEADPGVNGNRIALKMAHGEYNSEAHYY